TTATCGATGTATTAAGTTAAATCTTTACCGACAGAGATTTAAGAAATCACAATGTTCAGAAAGTCAAAAACAGTACCTAATTGCTCGGTGCATAGTCATTATGTGGTGAAGATAAAACTACCTATTAATGGGATTGCGATAGAGGCAAGATGTGACTTCATAAATCATCATTTATGTTAATTAAAGATCCAAGCTAATTAAAGAAATGAAGGATTTTCATCAGAAGAACAATTACAACGACAATATACCAGTAAAATTTCATAAGTGGGGTCTAAGGAAGATAGTATGTGTACGCAGCCTTACACCTCCCTCCCCTATATTAGTTATAATGATAGAAAGATTGTTTCCGAAAGGCCAAAAAtgggaaagaaaagagaagaaatgaTGAACAACGAGAATTTCATATAGCTCATGACCCCAATTAATTACTATTTGTAACTGAGGATTTCATATACATAGAAGTTAGGTAGCTtcaaaattacacaaaaaatGAACCCAAAATTAAATACAAACAATTGAAGCTCTTAAATAGAGTACGTACTGGGTGAGAGTTCATTATTCCTAACTACTTAATACATACGCAAGTTTAAAGTTTACATGGAATATACACTTTATATGTTCTTGCAAATATCAGAGTTTTTAGATCTGCTCAGGctatataataaagtaaataaaacctATGGAGTCCAAATCCCTAAAAAGTAGTAATAACAACTAATTCAAATACCCAAAAGCTCAACCTGAAACTGCTAGTAAGTTGTtttgaagaaatatttactcctccctccgtttcaatttacgtgtcttccttatttttcttgaacttcatgCTCAATCAAATTAAGACAGATAaattgaaacgaagggagtactcCTGTACTAGTaactatctttcttttttctttttttcttcaaaacaaatCAGCAGTTTCACTCATGGCCATTCCCATCCCAATTCCCATTAACTGATCTTCTTGTTCAGCTTGTGCATTAGCATCATCAAGCAACCACTTCTCCAACAAAGTCAAAGGCACTTGTGTCTCCAAATTTTGCTTGCTCTCCTCTTGATGAATCCCACTTTCTGGCTTGAAATCAGGCAAAATTGGCTTGCTTTCAACTTGGAAAATCCCAGCATTGTTATTCTCAGGTGTACTGATCAAATTACCACCCTCATCGATCGACACGGACTGCGATACATCCGAATTATTAGATGAATTGAAGCTAAAGAGCGAGTCCAAACCTTGTGGGGGTGCAACGTTTACGGTCCCTTCACTAGGGCTAGAACTCGAAAGCGCACCGACTGATAAATTGTTATTCAAGGACATTTGTTGAGTGATTTTCGAGCTACTTGAAGAGGTGGAATTGGGTgaatttttcatccaattttgaaGCAGCTTAGCAATGTTTTCAGCACTTGATGCATAGGTCATAGATGCTTGAACTgctggttgttgttgttgttgttcttcaggATTAATGGGAATAGTTTTATTTGGAGAGGTGTCAAGTGATAAAGCCTCACAAAGAGCTTGTTTAGCAGTGTGAATGTCTGTTTGAAGCCTCCTTTCCCattgaccttttgagattcttgattgagatgatgatgatgatgttgatgctcCCTCTTGATGATTGTTTTCATGATCATGAGCATCATTACCATGGCTTTCAACCTTCTTATTCAGCTTCTTTTTCAAATGAGTGTTCCAGTAATTCTTGATATCATTGTCGGTTCTTTGTGGAAGGTATGAAGCTATGGCTGCCCATCTACACCAAAAAAACATTAACACATAAATCTtagtttaaaatataacaatttaAATCTCATCCCAAGTAgaacaaaattaaataaacacTAGTATCATAAAATAGGAATTAATGACGAACAAATTTTGTAGCTAGACATCAAACTCTATTGTTGATCCTATTCAGCATcgaattatcaaaaaaaattgttagctATGACAATTTAACAACGGTTCAGCACGAAGTTTTTAGCTAATTCCAATTTTTTGAAGTGaaatagtattcatgttttaaaaaaaaaaatcgatttAGGATGATTGTagaaaaagagaagtgaaaactGAATTAACACTTAATATGTGTCACTTTCACCAATAATTTTGGGCTAACTTTCCGTTCATACTATCAAAAAATGAGATTCTTGCTGAATTCGAGTTTGCTGCTTCAAccattaccaaactaaaccataaaGCTATAAACAGCTTGATTTctcaacaaacaaaaaaaaattgaatccaaccctaaaaataatttttttttttttttaaataaacatatAAGCTATTTTGAATGTTGATTTTTTAGTACCTATTGCCAAGAAGAGCTTGAAGGTGGATAATCATTTTCTCTTCATGTTCAGTAAAGTTTCCACGTTTGATCCCTGGCCTCAGATAATTAGTCCATCGGAGTCTACAACTTTTGCTGCATCTTAGCAAacctgaaataaaaaaaaaatcatcaaattaattgGCATATATTCATTAAAATCAAGAAGTTGTGTGATGGAGCTGCAGAAAAATTAATTACACATATTTAATGATTCCAACCAACCCCAAAAAAAAaccatcaaaaagaaaaaaaaaaaaaaaaaaaaaaaaaattccaacaaaactaaaaaaaaaaaaaaaaaaaaaaaaaaatagtaccagTATTAGTTGGAATATTTCTCCAGTTACCAGGACCATGTTCTTGGATATATGAAACCAAAATGATATCTTCTTCTGGTGTCCATGGTCCTTTTTTCACCCCAGTTTTTTCACAACAAGGTGGCCTTCCCATTTCCAATATCAAACAAACAATTCTTCTATGATttcaacaaccaaaaaaaaaaaaaaggggacttgattttcttgatttttttttcttatctagATATGTTCATAGGACACAAGTGAAACTACTACACCTATGAAGAAATGTTAAGACAAGGGTCTAAATAGAAGGAGGGGTCcttgtctatatatatatataaaaataattgaagaagagaccAAAGGTGTGTTGTAAATACTAGCTGACTTAAGATGATGAAAGAGAGGGTAAAAGAGCTATTAtcttttaaagagtcaaaactggaTAGCACTTAGCATTTACTCTTTTGCTTgctaaagaattaaaaaaaaaagtcagtTGTTTATATTACTTGTGCTGTAGCAGTCGTATTTGTATTTACTCTTTTATCTCTTCACTAAACCACGTGGCATTCATTCTAATTGACGATATTTATTACGCATTAACAAATTCGAACTAAACTCATTTTACCTTTTGTTAATCTTGTATATTTGTACTCCTTCCCTTTCTCTTAGATTGTTGGTCGTGTTTCTCTTTTACACGtctctcaagaaaataatacTCCATATGCTTTGTTTCGATTTATTTGTTTGATCTTGAACTTGGAGCGCAGTTTAAGCATGTATATTGTACATTGCACCATATTCCAAGTGTATTTTCAGACTATTAATTGTCTTTGGAGCTCAAAAGTACTTTTTGTTCCCATTACATAAGTAATATGTGAAAAATCATTTCTATTGGCAGTAAAAATTTGAATCTAATATATAAGGTTACGTAATATTATTTGCTTTAACGATTGATCAATCGAGGGCAAGTTTTGAAGTGTATTTTTCAAGGTAAAAATTCTACTTAGTACGTACCTGATTTTGTAATCAATAGCCGATTAGACTTCGGAGGAATACAACGTTGGTAAAATTTATCCGCATTCAATATTTACATCAAATTAGTATGTTTTTATCATATGGCGTTGTCCTGCTTAATGTGAAGTCCAAACTTGCCTTCTGCTCAAGCCTCAAGCCTAGTTGTTTGATAGATACATATTGTTATATAGTAGTAATTTTCTTTGACTCAATTGTATGATacagttttatttttagaaaagatTATTCATAGTCTTTCCAGATAAGAATATCACCTTCCTATAATTAGAAACAACCTAACTTTAAAATTCTCTtttatgaaatgatgtatagAAATACAAATACTGAGTTTCTCTTATACcacaaatttcaaaattattccttttttcttaaattttggtgtcaaatcaaataatgtcacataaattaaaacgaaGGAATCACTATTTACAGAAACTGATATATCAGAGAAGTGATCgaatttcaattttgaaatatCAATCAATTGAAATTAAGAGTTTTGCAATTGAAAGATGGATCTTTTCACGTGGTCTTTAAAActcttaaaagagaaaaaatgaaacaaCTTCAAAAGTGTTCACGGTTATTGTTTAGTAATTTCAACTTGATTAGGACAATACATATTTGGACCAGAAAAATGTTAAAGCTATGATTATAATGGCAGCGAATTAGGATATTCATGTAGTATTGTTACACAAAAAAAATGTCACTTCAATTAAAAATTGGACCACTAAACATCATTGGCTAGCTTCATTATCAACTTTGTTAGATTAGGTTAAATTTaagatgattttgaatttcagGGACCCTATTCTCTCCATTAGTCACCcttttaataaataaacataaaccGTACTATTCTTATGGACTTGTAAACTGCAATTAGCTAATAACCAACATTAATTTTGCCTACATAAAATCAGGAAAGATACGTCTAAGTCCAACTTGCACCTCAAAATTAGTCCTTTGACAATGTGAGGAGGATCAGCTGCATAAACATTTAATTTCTAGCTACATTTGCATCTTGTAATAATTAATTTCCATGAGCTAGCTACATTTAATttttggtctccttatatggtcttgggcaatcctcccctcatgagctagcttttgaggttgagttaggcctaaggtccatttctttatcaaatCAACGCATTTATTATCCCTGAGTTGATTTCCTTCCCTAAATATATATGTTGTGTAAGCATGGCGCAAGCAAGCTATTGAAAAACATGTTAATGAATAGTCCTAGTTAATTACTCACTTATGGTCACTTGTACAAATAACAAAAATGTAGGTGAATCGGTGCAAGCAACCTCTTCTCCATAACCCTTGGTAAGGTAGTTGGGAAGAAGAGGGAAAGACAAAAATGGCTTTCACACAAAATAATGGATAagaatttaatttgaaaaaataagaagaagcaaAAGTCAAAGAAGAAACTTTGTTTTGCAAAACTGCTAATGTTTAAGTAGAAGACAAACTAGAACAGCTAAAAGTCTACTAATCACTTTTTGTTCTTATATTTGATGTGTGAAGTGAAAAAGTAGTGAACGAATTGGACTTGAGGTGTTGGGATGAGATTTGACACAGGCCTAGCTCCTGTGTTGTGCAAAATTTACATATTTCTCTAGCAGAATTCATCGGCAGACACTTTAAGTGGACATCATTTTTTACTTAGGTTTGTACAATTTAAACGCTTGTAATAGGACCCAATAACTGTATCGTTTTGTCACAAATGTGTTTACTATATGAGGGTCACTTGTTCATAAACTCATAGTTTTGTTAGAAGTGACATGAGCGTGACAAGGAAGACGACTACATGAGGGGAAATTGAGCTCATTTGGGTCCTCAACATTAACTACTTGGGTTAAAAATATCAATTGTACTTGCAATGTGATCAATTTCGATTTTTCAAGAATATAGATTTAATTCTTAATGtttcaatataaattttgaagtttaagGTATAGTACGTTAATCTCCTACTTATACTTCATTAAATTTAACCTCTACATTGTCAAAATAAGctcaattttcactatttatttatttttagcaacATTTGCAAGGATGCCATAAATTTCAATTGCTCGAGTTAATTTATTTTGACAAAGAAGGTGATGCCAAGGTAATTATATAGTCAAATAATGGATGTTAGCATGTGTGAATGAAACTATGGAATTAGGTATTCacgtttaaattaaaaattattcgaataactttttttttttttttgagtttattcagagaggaaaaaagaagactagaatttcttttcattattatttcttgCAAATATAGAAAACCTGAAAGAATGGTTCCGAATGAGAAAGTCAAGATATTCATACTGAAGTTTTCATATATGATGAGTTCATCTCTTCAATACTTTTGGATAAGCATTCGGTTATGACTTATGAGTCGATAGTTTTGAAAGTagtcataatatatatatatatatatatatatatatatatatatatatcaaaaaattacCAAGAACATATAACACATCTTAAAGAATTCATCCCAAACCTTGCAAAGAAAAGAAATTCTTTGTAAAAACTCATTTGAAAGTCAAATCGACTCGAATGGACTAAAGAACACACCCTTTGtgttcaaaacttaaaagaagaATGTGTTAATCTTCCAAAGTTTAGGTAACCAAAACCAGAGGACAATTTAGTCCTACAAATAGATGCCTCAGACCATCATTGGGGAGcattattatatacatatatacatatatatatatattagattagaTGTACGCGCTTTGCACATGTACTTCACTTTATTGTGTTCAAGTGTtacattaaataagatatttgtttaaataataaagatgaatacaataattaaattcaacatcttttggagaatttatttaataaaacctaacatttacaaaaaaaaaattctcaaagccgattgacattcatttaccacctgtaaactgcaataaaacaatacgatgatagagacatcaaaacaatataattaaatttaatttttatacaaaaaaattctcaaaaccgTCTGATACTCAATCTACCACCAGTaaaccataacaaaataatatgacaatagagatatcaaaataatacaactaaactttacctttacacaaaaagaattctcaaaacagagatataaaaataatataattaaacctaacttttacctaaaaaaattcctcaaagtcgatcgacattcattccccacatgtaaattcatctacgacctgtaaactacaactaaataatacaatagtaatcacaaagcttcagtttgatgaaaataattcttatctgagcgaaaattttaacactaaagaatgacttgaatgaaaacaaagaagatatatatacacacacgttgaattctattatattgacaaaaatagtgaagaagttgagggttagaaaattaagcatccatcaatcatatatgagcatcaatcatattttcacaaCAAGTAAACCAACTTTTTGTCTAGTTTAATgtgtatctcaatatttatagaagtattttcttaataaagtcctattttaggagtatttttttatcctattttagaaatatttctctaattgatcagtacaaaggaaaatattaattgattcttctTCCGTATATTTTAAGAGACCCATATATTTTAggctagttaatataataaaaataattaaataataaattaaagaaaatagtgaaaagacagttttgtctaaaggagggtcttttaataaaggacaaaaagttcaaataacttttctaagggatttcacacttttaatattactagttcaggtgtacgcgtcttgcgcgtgtacttcactttaatgaattcaaacattacactaaatggaatatttgtttaaataataaagatgaatataataattaaatttaatattttttgagtatgtaaagatggagaatttatttattaaacttaatttttaccaaaatatttttaaaagtcgatcgacactCATCTATCatttgtaaattgcaacaaaacaatacaacgatagaaaaattaaaataatacaattaaatttaatctttacacacaaaaattctcTCAAAGTCGTCTGAGACTCAtctatctaccacctgtaaaacaataacaaaataatataatagagaTACCAAAATTATACagctaaacctaacctttacataactAAATTCCACAAAGtcaaccaacatttatctatcaactgtaaactgcaacaaaataatacgataaaagtgatatcaaaacaatacaattaaacttaaattttacacacaaaaatctTTCAAAGCCGATTGAAATTCATTTActaactgtaaactaccacaaaataacaaactaatagagatattacgataatacaattaaatctaacctttacctaaaaagttttttcaaagcGGACcatattcatctagcatctgtaaattaaaataaaacaataagataataaaaatattaaaacaatacaattaaacctaacctttacacaagaaattcttcaaagtcaaccaaaattcatctacgacctgtaaattataaaataaaatataatagtgatcacaaaatttCGATTTTGATTCAACTAACACATTATTTTTCACACACGTGTATTGCGCGTGCATCACATGTTAATTAGTATAATATTTTGACATGTTACTCACATTATCAAAATGTGTACCATGAgttactcaactaaatatgaatCTTGTATTTCCTCTAATAGGCagtatatatagaaaataaaagcATCTAACAAATATTACGTATGAATTGAAATAATTGAACTCACcttaaaatttataagaaaataaaagaatgtaagaactttcaataaaaattaatattgttatGGACCTTAAATTCCTTACGTGAGCAAATTAATGACTTTGAAAATAATtgtaatacaattttttttaaaagaattatatgGCTTCCTTAGGATCTTGCACAGTTGCATCGAGTGCTATTATGAAACGAACCTATAATATTGTAAAAATGACGGCAGCTAATTGTGACTTTAATAGCCTCTTTAGCACTCGGACTTTATTATAGAACAAACATTGTTagggtttttcttctttttttctcactttcaagttttatttacgtctctttttgcctttttttttctacaacctgaatttttagcttttttcttTTACACGTTTAGTCATTTATATGttttccttaaataaaaactTAAACCAAGAATTGATACGaatagaataattttaaaaaaaaataaaaaatagtaaaagatgaTTTAGTCTAAAGCGAAGTCTCATATATTTTTGGAAGTCtagtaaaaaggaaaatattaattaattctcctaccatatattttagaagtctcatatattttaggaaatctagttaatataataaaaaataattatataataaattaaaaaataatgaaaagacagttttatctaaagaaagtcttttaatgaaggacaaaaagttcaaatcacttttttaaagggtttcacacttttaatatatatatatatatatatatatatataattttatttgttgtagCATGAGTCTTTCTTAATTATTGTAAAGTATGTGATCATTTTATTTAttagaaaagaaaagattttaaattacACCCTCACTTGCATAATTGCGtgaaaattttctttgaaaatgaGTAGCGATAAAATCGAATAATGGCCATTGTTTGATCAGATACTATGTGTGACCATCTCATGATCTTATAGATTAAATTAATAGTAAGATTAATCATATACTTTACTTTatatgaataattattattaattattatttatggtTATCTTTATATGAATTCACAATGTACAAATTCTTTACCCcgataatataatttaatataattaaatttatgttAAATGATGCTGGCATCATATTCTTACCAGATGACCTCAAAGGAAGTTCTTTCTCATTTTGAATTTTCCCACAATAATCTTCCATGGTTTCGAAGAAAAACCATCATATTGTTTTCCATTAACTAGGACCAAGAAAATACTATAATGAAAATTCTCAAGAGTAAATATATATGACGTTTTCTTCTTGACgttatattcataaataattacTCAAGGTTGACCACTCCTTTAGAAAGATGTATATGGAAGAAACAAATGATATATCAAGAACTCATCCGTTACAAATGATG
The Capsicum annuum cultivar UCD-10X-F1 chromosome 6, UCD10Xv1.1, whole genome shotgun sequence DNA segment above includes these coding regions:
- the LOC107875961 gene encoding myb-related protein 306: MGRPPCCEKTGVKKGPWTPEEDIILVSYIQEHGPGNWRNIPTNTGLLRCSKSCRLRWTNYLRPGIKRGNFTEHEEKMIIHLQALLGNRWAAIASYLPQRTDNDIKNYWNTHLKKKLNKKVESHGNDAHDHENNHQEGASTSSSSSQSRISKGQWERRLQTDIHTAKQALCEALSLDTSPNKTIPINPEEQQQQQPAVQASMTYASSAENIAKLLQNWMKNSPNSTSSSSSKITQQMSLNNNLSVGALSSSSPSEGTVNVAPPQGLDSLFSFNSSNNSDVSQSVSIDEGGNLISTPENNNAGIFQVESKPILPDFKPESGIHQEESKQNLETQVPLTLLEKWLLDDANAQAEQEDQLMGIGMGMAMSETADLF